ACGTTTACCTTCTGATGGTTATATCAACAGGAAGAGTGTGAAGTCAAACCTTCAGCCAGCTCAGTCCTCCTGAGAGCATCAAAGTGTCCTAGAGCAGCCGGGGGTCTGTGTGTAGTGTCTGTGTCAGAAAAACTTTTTATAGAACTCTTTAAAATTACTGTGAAAAATCTCCCACATCTCAAAAAACTCAGAAACGTCTGTGCTGatgtgaaacaggaagtgacatcatcgTGAATCCTCTCATTGTGTCTCTGATTTATATCATTTATAACACTGTTGTGTTTGTCTGGACTCTTAATAAGCTTCcttataaataattataaaacTATCAACATAACAAACTAAGAAATCAACTTCTGCCTGTCtggatgttttctttcattGACCGtggttttactttgaaagtcccTGAAAGGAAGCAGTCAGTGGGGCTTTGCGCGAACCTGCCATGTTTCCAGCAGTTTGCTGCTGGACGTGTCTGATCCGGATCATGGATTTGGTCTTTCGCTCAGTCTGCCAACGACTTCATCTCTAACCCTCCGGGCTGCCGGGAGCTTCCAGCATGCTACTGGCGGCAAACGACTCCTCCGGCTGGGCTGACCTCCCGGTGTCAAACCGGTCAGCGGCGCCGGCCGGCGGCACAGCGGTGGCAGGCGGCGGACCCGGGCCGGAGGCGGTGATCGTGCCGGTGGTCTTCGGGCTGATCTTCGTGGTGGGGATGGTGGGCAACTCtctggtgatggtggtgatcgGGAAGGTGCGGTTCAGCAGCGGAGGAAGCGGTAGGGGAGGAATGGGGAGGCGCGCCCTCAGTCCGACCAACATCTTCATCCTGAATCTGAGCGTCGCGGACCTCagtttcctcctcttctgcgTCCCCATCCACGCAACCATCTACTCTCTGCCCGAGTGGGTATTCGGGGCCTTCCTCTGCAAGTTCGGACACTACTTCTCTACCGTCAGCATGCTGGTCAGTATCTTCACACTCGTGGCCATGTCCGTGGACCGCTACATAGCCGTGGTGCGCTCCAAGAACTCCCCATGCGTAAGGAGCCGCAAGAACGTCCTGTTCGGGCTGTGCGTCATCTGGACGCTTTCCTTAGTATGCTCGGTTCCGGTGGCCCAGCATCAGGTCGTCACCAACCACCCTACGGCCCCAAACAGCACATTCTGCTGGGAGAACTGGACCGGGATGTCCAAGCGCGCCTACAAGGTGACGATCCTGCTGCTGGGATacctgctgccgctgctgctcatcagctgctgctacGCCAAGGTTAGTGAAAAAGGCAAAATGTAAGGGCGCCATTTCTTCCTGCAGTAAAAGAAGCATTAATAACAGAGCAAAGGGCGCGCACAAAGTCCTGCTGATCGTAAAACCTGTGCGTAAAATCCTGCGGCGGTGCGCGCTCAGGCGTTTCAAAATAAAGCCCAGTGAAGCGGGTCACTGCAGAGTTGTGTTGTACATTCATATAATCTGAAGTGAATGAGGTGTTTCAGAGGGTTTATACACAAGACAACTGCTCAGTTCATTCCGTTTATAATGTCTCTACCTACACGTGTTTTCTATCTGAACAAATGATTCATTCATATTCTCCTTCAGTTCCGTGTCCATGGCAACAGTATACATCAGGATCAAAACAAAAAGATGTGTTACCTGATTAGCACCTGTTAGCTGATGAATAACCAATAGTGTTGAAATAATAGTATCAGGGGTGTATGTATAAAATCAGGAGTGTATTTAAAGACCTTTGTCTGCAGATCAGATTCTGATCACTGAAATGAttgattacatttttaaaaattaatcagatctcttgtttttcctttcaGGTTTTATTTCATCTTCATAAGAAAATGAAGAACATGTCAAAGAAGTCGGAGCGCTCCAAAAGAAAGgtggccttcctcctcctccttctcctcctgtgtgttcactgtcacAGCGTTTATCTGTCAGACGCTGTCTGTTCATGATTCTtctgctctgcctctgtttCCGTGGAAGCACTTAAACGTTAAATCGTCACTATAAACTTTAGTCGTTTCCTGTCAGAAACAGCTGCTACAGGGTGTGTTTCCAGTTGGAGCTGtgggtggtgatggtgatgatgatgatggatgcAGTGTGACACTGTCAGGATTATGGAGCTGCTCTGGCTGGGTTTAAAATATTTGAATCTGCTTTGATAACGGCGtgtttttcacatttatatatgtatgtcTATGTTATAGAGCTGAACATTGAACAGCTCAGCATCAGCCTGCAGAGTTCTGGAGGGGTTTGGACCGGCGGGTCAGAAGCAGTTTTGTTCACATGATTACACCATATTTAGGATTTACTCTGAGCAGACTGTGCTGGCAGCAGTTCTCTGGTGTGTCCCAAGGGTCCAGAGTGTGACGTCACAATCAGATGACATGTGACATCACAGGTGTGTGGATTAGCAGGTGACGTGACATCACAGCCATGAACGACCAGGCAAAGACATCAGAGGCAAGAAgtgtttcctcttcctgttggCAGGCGACAGTGTGCAGGCGTGCTGCAGCGCGGCAGAAATCTGTCGCCTCGgacagtctgcagcagcagatctgTGGCTGCTCAGGTCAGCGGAGCGGGAACAAAGGCAGCTGGTAAATATTTAGACAGCAGGCCAAGAATAGAGGAGATTCCCTCTGAAGAGAAACTTTATTCACAGCAGGGGGGCATTAATAACACTCATGTTTGTCCTCATTCATCAGGCGTGTCGTCTCTCTATCAACACAATGAGGAAATGTTGACACGGCCCTTCATTAGTTTTCCTGCAGCGATATCTAACATTAAATCAAACTAAAGGCTTTTATGGTGCCGAGACCGATAAACCTTAATAAAGTGTTACAGCCAGCAGTCAACAACACACAAGGAAGAACGTCGGTAACAGAGGAATCCGAACTGTCCCCGGTTCATTTCAATCAGAAGAGACTAGATGTTTAGATGAGAAAGTAtttattgaagtacaatgaatgaatgaattgtgctttggcgttctagaccccgatgcgatgaccgacatccgaagggggaaaggacaggagatgaggccgcttagacaggaatccccccgggtctagacctggtggtggtgaaggagcagaagagcaggagaTAAGAGGCCTTGTCCTGATGAGGAACTgatggtgcttggggtggaggagggttgccaaaatcgatctgaaagacagctggagaggagacggagaaattttaaatgatttgCTGAGCAGTGAtagggcaggagagggacggctcggccgctgattggtgggggagttgctctatattaaccagctgattaagtgggaggcagagagagagaaaaggggcgagggagaaggagagataagtgcgaggaggatgatgagggagaggtggttggaagaagtgatgaaagagtgaagatagtcttcctgattgaacttgcgctaagagcttcattacACAGTAGAATACgttgaggacaaaataacataaatgatcaatgatcaatgtaaatcaaagttattaacccatggaggtttggatttggaaccatgctcaaaataaaagtggacaATCAGGCTGATCCAGCTTGAGTGGAAAttctcaagacaagtcagaatgagccctccaaagaaatgccgccccacaccatcactgacccaccaccaaaccagtCATGATGGGGAGGAggctgcaggcagcagaacgttctccacggcgtcttcagactctgtcacgtctgtcaccctgcacggtgttgggctgtaagcacaagccccacttgtggacatcgggccctcataccaccctcatggagtctgtttctgacagtctgagcagaaacatgcatgtcagtggcctgctggaggtcctgttgcagggctctggctcctcctgctcctcctgttcctctttgCACAAAGGAgaaggtagcggtcctgctgctgggttgttgccctcctacggccccttcacgtctcctggtgtactggcctgtctcctccatgctctccatctccatcctggatgagctacactacctgagcagcttctgtggttgtagacaccacctcatgctacctctagggctgagagaactgacaaaatgcaaaagtgatcaaacatcaggcagaaaggatgagagcagagaactggtctgtggtcagcacctgcagaacctctcctttataggtcTGTCTGTCAACAGCAGCTggaactgatccacaatcagtgttgatcctaactggacggGCTGGTTTCACAGAAGTGGGACTGACTTGCAGTCAcagtgtgttctttaagtgCTCAGTGTACATATTAGACAcaactttacacacacagaaacagtgaatcacacagatacacatatAGACACATTGACAGTGAGACATCAGAACAGAGACAGCACTGCCACCATCAGGTCAGCCTGGGAATCACCTGAACAAATCTTTGAACATGTTTCAGATGAAAACATGAGGAAAACGCTGCCTTTCAAATTAAGACATATCTGGTAAGGGGGGATTTAGAAGGCTCCATGTTTCGATGAACACAGGGAGGTTTAGCATGAAGCTCCAGCTGCTCGTGTGGGAGAAGAGTCTCTTTAAACTGGATTCAATTTAGACATGAACTCATCCTGTATAAACACATAAGGGCTGTGGGCGGCTCATGGGGCATGGGTGGAAATGTGATTGTGTAAAAGTTGAATGTTGTGAGTTTGGAGATGAGTTCTGATACTGATATAATGCTAAATATACTGCCATATAGAATTGAGAGTCTAAATggagacagctggactcaagaaTTGcattttgaagatgtttcgtcCCCCGAATGGCTTCTTCCTACATCTGGAACTCACATGACTGAGATCCCTGTTGTtagttaatggtcagttaaggaCCAGAAACTGCACccgggccctgtgcaggactagctGATCCAGAaggcagcagctagagttctgacaggaatcagacagatggttcatgtctctcctgttctagcttgtcttcactggctcccagtaaCATTTAGAATAGACTTTAAAGTTCTCCTTACATATAAAGCTCTGAATGTCCCAGCTCCATCATAGGAGAACACgatctgtttctgtttcattgCAGCAGAACAGTCACCGTTAGCTGTAAGAGAACCAAAGGagtctgtttgatgctgttTCTGACTTAACTAATGTGTGTAACCCTACAGACGGCTCAGACGGTCCTCCTGGTCGTTGCTGCCTTCACCATCTGCTGGATGCCCCACCACATCATTGTCATGTGGGTGGAGTTCGGCACTTTCCCCCTGAACGACGCCTCCTTTGCCTTCCGTATTGTGTCACACTGCCTGTCCTATGGAAACTCCTGTGTGAACCCAATCCTCTATGCTTTCCTCTCTGAGAACTTTCGCAAGGCCTGCCGCCAGGTCTTCAGCTGCCAGTTCCTGTACCCACCACCACCCAAAGGCGAGGGGGTTCGATTTCGCATGGATAACTTCTCCACCACGCACTCCACCACCAACATATGACAGGCCAGTGACAGTGGTCTGATAAAGGACCTCCAGTGATCAGGAGAGCTGGATCATATGACAGCAGGTGTTGTGATTGGCTGTTGTGGTCAGTCTGCACAGAGAAGGGAGGTTTATTACAGAGGTTGACAACCAACAGACTCAACCAAAAGCTACAGGAAACACAGACTGTCCCTTGAAAACCGTCCGGTCAACCCTGTCTACAGTTTGTGATTTTTCAGATCTTGCTAATATTAACATACAATCAGCAACagttttattatatttcataagt
This portion of the Parambassis ranga chromosome 3, fParRan2.1, whole genome shotgun sequence genome encodes:
- the galr1b gene encoding galanin receptor type 1b, which gives rise to MLLAANDSSGWADLPVSNRSAAPAGGTAVAGGGPGPEAVIVPVVFGLIFVVGMVGNSLVMVVIGKVRFSSGGSGRGGMGRRALSPTNIFILNLSVADLSFLLFCVPIHATIYSLPEWVFGAFLCKFGHYFSTVSMLVSIFTLVAMSVDRYIAVVRSKNSPCVRSRKNVLFGLCVIWTLSLVCSVPVAQHQVVTNHPTAPNSTFCWENWTGMSKRAYKVTILLLGYLLPLLLISCCYAKVLFHLHKKMKNMSKKSERSKRKTAQTVLLVVAAFTICWMPHHIIVMWVEFGTFPLNDASFAFRIVSHCLSYGNSCVNPILYAFLSENFRKACRQVFSCQFLYPPPPKGEGVRFRMDNFSTTHSTTNI